The genomic segment GCGGTACTCGCGCGCCGCCTGCTCCTTCTCGCGGATCTCGCCCTCGATCAGACGATCGCCGATCCGCATCCGCAGCCGATCGACGGCCGCGCCGTCCGGCAGCGGGAACGCGTAAACGGCCTCGGCCCAGCCGTCGCCGAGGTTGCGGAAACGCTGCGCGACGGTCACGCGCGCGACGATGCCCGTCACCGCGATCCGGACGTCCGTCGACAGCGGTGCGGAAACGTCGAACCCGGCCTCGGATCGAAACAGCAGCGTGCCGGCGCCGATGTCCGCCGGAAGCTCGGCGGCGGCCGCGCGATGCGCGACGAGGGCGAGGACCAGCGCCGCGGCGGGGGCGGCGATGGACGGGAGCCGGAGCATCGGCATGTCCTCCCTTGCGGAATCCAGGTTGTCATTCCGCAGGCGCGATCTGCCGAGCGGCGGTCGAATTCGGGCGTCGTGCGGGACGAATTGTGGGGAATTACGGCGGCGCGGCGGCCGGCGGGGCGCGCGGACTCGCGTCCTTGCGCTCGAGACGGATCCGCGTCGGTCGCCAGCGGCGCGCACGCCGGCCGCCTATTTCGCCGGCGGCGCATGACGTCCGCCTATACTGAATGCCGGGAATGCATTCAGCTGCCGCACCATGCGGGACCGCATCGAAAGGACGCTCGAGGCGGGAGGGCGCGTGCTCCTCGCCGGCGCGCCGGGCACCGGCAAGTCGACGCTCGCCGCGGAGTGGGCCGTCCGCTTTGCGGCAGCCGGCGTGTCGTTGGCGTGCGTCGGCTGCGATCCCGGCTCGCCGGCCTTCGGGCCGCCGGGCGCGATCTGCCTCGGCGAGTGGCGCGACGAAGGCTGGGCCCTGGTCGACCTCGAACCCCTCTGCACGCTCGACGCGGCGCGCTTTCGGTTGCCGTTGGTGCAGGCCGTCCGCCGCCTGCTCGAGCGAACGCGGCCCGGCGCGCTGCTGATCGACATGTCGGGAGCAATCCGCGGCGTGCCCGGCGCGGAGTTGCTCGCCGGCGTCGCGGCCGCCGCGCGCGCGGATCTCGTCGTGCTGCTCGAGCGGGACGGCCGAGTGCCCGAGGTCGAGCGGTTGCTCGCTGCGCTCACGGGGCAGGTGGAGCGGCGGTGCGGGTCAGAGGCGGCTCGCGCGCCGAGCAAGCCGGAGCGTGCGCGCCGGCGCACGGCCTTGTGGAACGCATACCTCGAAGACGCCGTCGCCGAGCGCTGGTTGGATCTCGAAGGCCTCGTGCTCGCGGGCATGCCTCCGTCCCGCGAAGCGCCCGGAGCATGGCGCGGGCGTCAGGTCGCGTTGCTCGACGGCAGCGGCTGCGCGGGGTTCGGCGAGATCGTCGGATCGGAAGGCACGGCCGTCCGCGTCCGGCTGTGCGGGGCCGAGGTGCCGGCAACCGGCTTGCTCGTGCGCGATGCGCAGCGCGGTCCGGAAGGCTTGCTCGGCACGGCGCCCCCGCCGGCCGAGCGCGTGCGCGCGCGTGCCGCACGATCGCCGGGAAGAAACCGGGACGAAGTCGCCGAACGGCGCGAGGCCCTGCAGCTCGGCCCGTTCGTCGCGACCCTCGTCAACGGCGTCTTCGGCGATCCGCTGCTGCTCGTGCGCGTCCGCCACGGCCGAACGCTGCTGTTCGATCTCGGCGAAGCGGATCGTCTCGGCGCCCGGACGGCGCATCGCGTCACCGACGTTTTCATCACTCACGCGCACATCGACCACATCGGCGGATTCTTCTGGCTGCTCCGCGCGCGGATCGGCGACTTCCCGGCGTGCCGTCTTTACGGGCCCCCGGGTCTCGCCGCGAACGTGAGCGGGATGGTCAACGGCGTGCACTGGGATCGGGCGGGCGAGGGCGCGCCGCGATTCGACGTTGCGGAGCTTCATCCGGACGGCCGCGTGCGGCGATTCGCCGTGAAGGCCGGTGAAAGCCGCGCCCGCGAGACCGGCGAGACCGAGCTGACCGACGGCATCCTCGTCGACGAGCCCGCGTTTCGGGTGCGCGCCGCGATGCTCGATCACCGCACGCCGATCTTGGCGTTCGCGCTCGAGTCGGCGCGGGAGATCAGCGTGCGGAAGGAGCGATTGGCCGCGCTCGGCCTTCCGGCCGGGCCGTGGCTCGCGCGCCTGAAGCACGAGATCGCCGCCGGCCGCGAGGACGAAACCGTCGAGCTGCCCGGCGGCGAGCGGCGGACGGTTCGAGCGCTCGCGGACGCGCTGGTCACCGTCGCGCGCGGAACGAAGCTCGCTTACGCGACGGACCTCGCGGACACGGCCGACAATCGGCGCAAGCTCGCCGACCTCGCCCGCGGAGCGGACGCGCTATTTTGCGAAGCGACGTTCCGCGAAGCCGACGCGCACAAGGCGGAGCGCACGGCGCACCTCACGACGCGAGCGTGCGCGGAGATCGCCGCAGCCGCCGAGGTCGAGCGCCTCGTGCCGTTTCACTTCTCGCGGCGCTACGAGTCGGACGCGGACGCCGTCTACCGGGAGCTGCGCGCGCGCTTCGGCGCGGTGATCCGCTTTTGAAAAAAGGTGTCGAAAAAAGGTGTCAGACACCATTTTCGCGAGATCCGCCTGCCACTCTCGGAAAAAGGTGTCTGACACCTTTTTCGCTAGTCGGTGGTCAGGCCGCGGCGCTCGAGGAGCGGCTCGATCTGCGGCTCGTGACCGGCGAAGTCGCTGAAGAGGGCGAGCGCGTCGCGGCTGCCGCCCCGCGACAGCAGCTTCTCGCGGAAGTAGTCGCCGTTCTCGCGCGTGAGCCCGCCGTGGGTCTTGAACCACTCCACGGTGTTCGCGTCGAGCACCTCGGACCAGATGTAGGAGTAGTAGCCGGCCGCATAGCCGCTGAAGATGTGGCTGAAGTACGGCGTGCGGTATCGCGGCGGCACCGGCTCGTAGTCCGTGCCATTCGCCTCGAGCGCGGCCGCCTCGAACGCCATGACCTCGTCGGCCGGCGGCACCTGGTCGGCCGTGATCTGATGCCAGCTCTGATCGAGCATCGCCGCGGCGAGATACTCGGTCGTGAGGAACCCTTGGTTGAACTTCGCGCTCTCGACGACCTTGTCGAGCAGCTCGCGCGGCATCGGCTCGCCCGTCTGGTAGTGCTTCGCGTAGTTCGCGAGCACGGAAGGCCAGTCGGCCCACATCTCGTTCACCTGCGACGGGTACTCGACGAAGTCGCGCGGCACGCGCGTGCCGGAGAAGTAGGGATAGTTCACATCCGAGAACATGCCGTGCAGCGCGTGGCCGAACTCGTGGAAGATCGAAGTGACCTCGTCCCATGTGAGGAGCGTCGGCTCGCCTTCCGGCGGCTTCGGGATGTTGATGTGGTTCGCGACCACGGGCCGCGTGCCGAGCAGATCCGACTGGGAGACATATTCGTTCATCCACGCGCCGCCGCGCTTCGACGGGCGCGCGTACGGATCGAAGATGAAGATCGCGAGCTGCGAGCCGTCGGCGTCGAAGACGTCGAAGACGCGCACGTCCGGATGGTAGACGGGCAAGTCCGTGCGCTCCTCGAACCTGATGCCATAAAGCTGGTTCGCTGCGTAGAAGACGCCGTTCTCGAGCACGCTGTTCAGCTCGAGGTACGGCTTGAGCGCGGCCTCGTCGAAGTCGTACTCGGCCTGGCGAACCTTCTCGGTGTAATAGGCCCAATCCCAAGGCTCGAGCTCGAACGAGGGCTCGCCCTTCGCCGCCTGCTCGCGGTCGATCACGGCCTGGAGGGCTTCGCCTTCACGCATGGCGTTCGCCACCGCGGCCGGCGCGAGCTGCGCGAGCATCTCGTTCACGGCCTCGGGCGTCTTCGCGGTCTCGTCCGCGAGCACGTAGGCCGCGTAATTCGGGTAGCCGAGCAAGTTCGCGCGCTCGGCGCGCAGCTTCATCGTCTCGGAGATGATCGCCCGGTTGTCGTACTCGTTGCCGCGGCTGCCGCGCGCGATCGACGCCTCGTAAATGCGGCGGCGCAACTCGCGGTTCTCGAGGAACGTATTCGGCGGCTGCCCCGTGGTGTTCTGAAGCGTGATCACGTACTTGCCCTCGAGCCCGCGAGCCTCGGCCTCGTCCGCGGCCGCTTGGATCGCGGCCGGCGGCAAACCGGCGAGCGCTTCGCGGCTGTCGACGACGACCGCCGAGTCGTTGACCTCGGCGAGCACGTTCTGGCTGAACTCGGTGCTCAGTCGCGCGAGCTCGGCGTTGATCTCCTTCAATCGCGTCTTCGCGGACTCCGAAAGCTCGGCGCCGGCGCGGACGAAGTCCGTGTGATAGCGCTCGATCAGACGGACGGCCTCGGGATCGAGCCCCAAGGATTCGCGCTGCTCGTACAGCGTCTCGATGCGGGCGAAGAGCTCCGGATTCAAAAGGATCGCGTCCGCGTGAGCGGAGAGCTTCGGCGCGTATTCGGCCTCGATGGCCTGACGCATGTCGTTGGTGTCGGCCGATACGAGGTTGAAGAAGGTCGTCGCGGTTCGCTCGAGCAGCCGCCCGGATTTCTCGAGCGCGACGATCGTGTTCTCGAACGTCGGGGGCGCCGGGTTGCCGGCGATCGCCTCGATTTCCTCGAGGTGCTCCGCCATGCCTCGATCGAGCGCGGGCGCGAAGTGCCGATCCTCGATGAGATCGAAACGCGGATACCCGAGCGGCAGATCGCTCTCGGTGAAGAACGGATT from the Gammaproteobacteria bacterium genome contains:
- a CDS encoding MBL fold metallo-hydrolase encodes the protein MRDRIERTLEAGGRVLLAGAPGTGKSTLAAEWAVRFAAAGVSLACVGCDPGSPAFGPPGAICLGEWRDEGWALVDLEPLCTLDAARFRLPLVQAVRRLLERTRPGALLIDMSGAIRGVPGAELLAGVAAAARADLVVLLERDGRVPEVERLLAALTGQVERRCGSEAARAPSKPERARRRTALWNAYLEDAVAERWLDLEGLVLAGMPPSREAPGAWRGRQVALLDGSGCAGFGEIVGSEGTAVRVRLCGAEVPATGLLVRDAQRGPEGLLGTAPPPAERVRARAARSPGRNRDEVAERREALQLGPFVATLVNGVFGDPLLLVRVRHGRTLLFDLGEADRLGARTAHRVTDVFITHAHIDHIGGFFWLLRARIGDFPACRLYGPPGLAANVSGMVNGVHWDRAGEGAPRFDVAELHPDGRVRRFAVKAGESRARETGETELTDGILVDEPAFRVRAAMLDHRTPILAFALESAREISVRKERLAALGLPAGPWLARLKHEIAAGREDETVELPGGERRTVRALADALVTVARGTKLAYATDLADTADNRRKLADLARGADALFCEATFREADAHKAERTAHLTTRACAEIAAAAEVERLVPFHFSRRYESDADAVYRELRARFGAVIRF
- a CDS encoding M3 family metallopeptidase; amino-acid sequence: MKSAHFAALGIVVAAAVCLADPAAAQSPESETGADVASPESDGAAADSANPFFTESDLPLGYPRFDLIEDRHFAPALDRGMAEHLEEIEAIAGNPAPPTFENTIVALEKSGRLLERTATTFFNLVSADTNDMRQAIEAEYAPKLSAHADAILLNPELFARIETLYEQRESLGLDPEAVRLIERYHTDFVRAGAELSESAKTRLKEINAELARLSTEFSQNVLAEVNDSAVVVDSREALAGLPPAAIQAAADEAEARGLEGKYVITLQNTTGQPPNTFLENRELRRRIYEASIARGSRGNEYDNRAIISETMKLRAERANLLGYPNYAAYVLADETAKTPEAVNEMLAQLAPAAVANAMREGEALQAVIDREQAAKGEPSFELEPWDWAYYTEKVRQAEYDFDEAALKPYLELNSVLENGVFYAANQLYGIRFEERTDLPVYHPDVRVFDVFDADGSQLAIFIFDPYARPSKRGGAWMNEYVSQSDLLGTRPVVANHINIPKPPEGEPTLLTWDEVTSIFHEFGHALHGMFSDVNYPYFSGTRVPRDFVEYPSQVNEMWADWPSVLANYAKHYQTGEPMPRELLDKVVESAKFNQGFLTTEYLAAAMLDQSWHQITADQVPPADEVMAFEAAALEANGTDYEPVPPRYRTPYFSHIFSGYAAGYYSYIWSEVLDANTVEWFKTHGGLTRENGDYFREKLLSRGGSRDALALFSDFAGHEPQIEPLLERRGLTTD